One Pieris napi chromosome 24, ilPieNapi1.2, whole genome shotgun sequence DNA window includes the following coding sequences:
- the LOC125061888 gene encoding uncharacterized protein LOC125061888, which produces MENTENNMALYENDLECDDQEYKHDFITIPWDDRSRKSKISVALLLASILIATLAIVANNFIVHYKNFDSKALSAETNINCNLVKVDTYQYVARIRSVVNLELICVGAVLSQSSVLANELCLRSGPIRLHLGSPTDPQCKKGFPVDVFEVIPHDGVITKALVLLSSFEDLSRCATYIKIGKNINFKNKALIIGRPFRGGRSLSLQLVTVDNIDNSTDVGNFKYDSVICVKDLDKCPVRAGDLLVQEGLLYGLASTSVNDRGLKQAVCFANLTLVYKELKLLDATIG; this is translated from the exons atGGAAAATACGGAAAATAACATGGCGTTATATGAAAACGACCTGGAATGTGATGATCAGGAATATAAGCACGATTTCATAACTATACCGTGGGATGACCGGTCTCGTAAGAGCAAAATCAGTGTTGCACTGTTGCTGGCGAGTATATTAATCGCTACATTGGCCATAGTAGCTAATAACTTCATCgttcattataaaaactttgattCGAAAGCTTTAAGCGcggaaacaaatattaattgcaaTTTGGTTAAAGTAGATACATATCAATACGTTGCAAGGATTCGTTCTGTCGTTAATTTAGAACTTATTTGCGTTGGAGCGGTTCTGTCACAGTCATCAGTATTGGCCAATGAATTATGTTTAAGGTCGGGTCCGATTCGGCTACATTTGGGAAGTCCTACTGA TCCTCAATGTAAAAAAGGTTTTCCCGTGGATGTTTTCGAAGTGATACCACACGACGGCGTCATTACGAAGGCCCTAGTACTCTTATCGAGCTTTGAAGATCTGTCCCGATGCGCTACTTACATTAAAATcggaaaaaatatcaattttaaaaataaagcccTAATAATAGGACGGCCATTTCGTGGCGGGCGATCGTTGTCACTTCAACTTGTGACAGTTGACAATATAGACAATTCCACAGATGTCGGCAATTTCAAATACGATAGTGTGATCTGTGTTAAGGACTTGGATAAGTGTCCCGTGAGAGCTGGAGATCTATTAGTTCAAGAGGGATTACTGTATGGACTTGCGTCTACCAGTGTGAACGACAGAGGGCTAAAGCAAGCAGTGTGCTTTGCAAATCTCACTCTAGTTTATAAGGAATTAAAATTGCTTGATGCGACAATTGGATAG
- the LOC125061887 gene encoding integrator complex subunit 14: MPTVILLDVSLSMSRPVPSSDSTENHTRLTIASSAINTFLDYLCVHSKLEYVALVTFSSTYEVTIPFTREYDNIRAKLPHLEEGDKTCIETAFIGVNQLILNEWGYQTPMQIILITDGSIGTGQIGRNRIIQALPLPPTYPVRIHVLPVVAPNDQSLQQAIPLYQKIIDLASNTNNTISNISRGAIYSPDTLNVPGVVTAMTRLCEQQYQEYWCSLKCGQLEARVQLFPAPTPASHDGISATYTILNQLHIIGFISQQDLGTPIALSKHLVIPQAQTNNNTNRENYDPKTPTKEGSSTDGSTDEENISDPSKVPNFCVLLHGALKVESMAAVVQLGVDWWGTLSAWCEAARARRSCLLLSVLRPGASAAPWLGPLDQLGPIDETTTNPETFPIRSWRSYSGGGSGCAWARPHALLADVQKVLRHARKLPDKTQHLYKELNRLRRAAISLGFSELLTCVGGALERECASLGGSAPPECALQLAHAAAALRDPRTALDIKHTLQPLATEFSSMSH; this comes from the exons ATGCCGACTGTGATATTATTGGATGTTTCTCTTTCTATGAGTCGGCCCGTACCTTCCTCGGACTCTACAGAGAACCATACACGTCTAACGATTGCTTCATCAGCGATTAATACATTTCTAGACTATCTATGTGTACATTCTAAACTAGAATATGTTGCACTGGTTACGTTTTCATCCACATATGAAG TAACAATTCCATTTACCCGTGAATATGACAACATCAGAGCAAAATTGCCTCATCTGGAGGAAGGAGACAAGACATGTATTGAAACGGCTTTTATTGGTGTAAACCAGTTAATCTTAAATGAATGGGGATATCAAACACCTATGCAAATAATATTG attacaGATGGCAGTATAGGTACTGGACAAATAGGAAGGAATCGGATTATACAAGCCCTACCTTTGCCGCCCACGTACCCTGTGCGTATACATGTACTGCCCGTGGTTGCCCCAAATGATCAGAGCTTACAACAAG ctATACCTTTGTATcagaaaataatagatttagcAAGTAACACTAACAATACTATAAGTAATATATCAAGAGGTGCCATTTATAGTCCGGACACCTTAAATGTTCCTGGG GTCGTAACAGCCATGACCAGGCTCTGTGAACAGCAGTACCAAGAATACTGGTGTTCTCTAAAATGTGGACAATTAGAAGCGCGCGTCCAACTCTTTCCGGCACCAACTCCTGCGTCTCATGATGGAATATCAGCTACTTATACCATATTGAATCAACTGCACATTATAGGATTTATTTCTCAACAGGACTTGG gCACCCCGATAGCATTAAGTAAACATTTGGTGATACCACAAGCACAgacgaataataatacaaatcgAGAGAATTATGACCCAAAAACACCTACAAAG GAAGGTTCAAGTACGGATGGTTCGACTGATGAAGAGAACATATCAGATCCCAGCAAAGTGCCGAATTTCTGTGTGTTACTCCATGGAGCACTTAAG GTAGAAAGTATGGCTGCAGTGGTACAACTTGGAGTAGATTGGTGGGGAACACTATCTGCCTGGTGTGAGGCAGCACGCGCGAGACGCTCCTGCCTTCTTCTCAGTGTATTAAGACCCGGAGCCTCTGCTGCCCCCTGGCTTGGGCCATTGGACCAATTGGGGCCCATCGATGAGACCACAACGAACC CGGAAACATTCCCAATACGCTCGTGGCGTTCGTATAGCGGTGGCGGGTCGGGATGCGCATGGGCACGCCCACACGCCTTATTGGCGGACGTACAGAAAGTGCTGAGACATGCGAGGAAGTTACCTGATAAGACACAACATTTGTATAAG GAATTGAACCGTCTCCGCCGTGCAGCAATATCTCTTGGGTTCTCTGAGCTTCTGACATGTGTGGGTGGAGCTTTAGAGCGCGAATGTGCGTCTTTAGGCGGATCTGCCCCACCCGAGTGTGCATTGCAACTTGCCCATGCAGCTGCCGCCCTGAGGGATCCGAGAACCGCCCTCGACATAAAACATACCCTACAACCATTGGCTACGGAATTTTCTTCTATGTCACATTAA